The stretch of DNA CAACGGGCTGTTCGCCTATCACAACATCAGCACTTTGCGGATGGAGATCACCGCCCGGTCGGGCATCACCGCCGGGCGATACGCCCAAATTGTGCGTAAAACAAGCGAGCTTGACCCGGAGAAGGTGGCTTCGATCGCCATACAAAAATGTTTGGGCGGGCTTAATCCAAAAGCCCTGGAGCCGGGCGATTACACAGTCATCCTAGAACCTGAGGCTGTTACCACCCCGCTGATGTTTCTGGCCTGGCTTTCTTTCGGCGCCCTGTCGGTGCAGGAGAATTTAAGCTGCCTGTCCGGCAAGCTGGGGCAGAAGCTGATGGGGGACAATATCACCATCACCGATGACGCCTATCATCCGCTGGCGGTCTGGGCCGAGCCCTTCGACTCCGAGGGCATGCCCAAGAAGAAGGTAAGCATCATCGAAAAGGGAGTGGCTAAGGGGCCGGTGTACGATCTGAAGACGGCGGCCAAGGACAGGACCGAGACCACCGGCCACGGCCTGCCCCAGCCCAACACCTGGGGCCCGATGCCCCGTAATATAATTTTGGAGGGGGGAAGCTCGACCCTGGAGGACATGATCAAGTCCACCAAGCGCGGGGTGCTGGTCACCCGCTTCTGGTACAACCGGGTGGTGGACCGCAAGATCCCCATCATCACCGGGATGACCAGGGACGGCACCTTTTTGATCGAGGACGGCAAGATATCCTGCGGGGTCAAGAACATGCGGTTCAATCAGGACTTGGTGGAGTTCTTCAATAACGTGGAGACGCTGGGCGTGCCGGAGAGCCAGGAGAACATGGTGGTCCCGCCGCTGAAGGTAAACAATTTCCACTTCACCGGGCTGACCGAGGCATAGGAATAATGATAAAAGGCCCTGCTTACAGGGCCT from Candidatus Edwardsbacteria bacterium encodes:
- a CDS encoding TldD/PmbA family protein, giving the protein MMIDKNQAQDICKKALSFVKEGQAEVILNQVVSPLTRIANNTIHQNVETSDINISLRVDLDNRSGRATTNQFDDESLKKLAKQAVNTAKAITSKQDLPPLVGPQKYREIAALDKSSAFIEPEQRAEMVLKAVNLAKQEKVELAGLVNNTLYVNAMANSNGLFAYHNISTLRMEITARSGITAGRYAQIVRKTSELDPEKVASIAIQKCLGGLNPKALEPGDYTVILEPEAVTTPLMFLAWLSFGALSVQENLSCLSGKLGQKLMGDNITITDDAYHPLAVWAEPFDSEGMPKKKVSIIEKGVAKGPVYDLKTAAKDRTETTGHGLPQPNTWGPMPRNIILEGGSSTLEDMIKSTKRGVLVTRFWYNRVVDRKIPIITGMTRDGTFLIEDGKISCGVKNMRFNQDLVEFFNNVETLGVPESQENMVVPPLKVNNFHFTGLTEA